One window from the genome of Nicotiana sylvestris chromosome 9, ASM39365v2, whole genome shotgun sequence encodes:
- the LOC138878265 gene encoding uncharacterized protein produces the protein MIEKHKQWHKKLSFALLGYCTIVRISTGATPYMLVYGIEAVIPAEVEIPLLRIIQETKLDDAKWVKNRYEQLALIDGKRMNAVFYGQLYRNRMSRAFNKRVKPRQFTPGQLVLKKIFPYQDEAKGKFSPYWQGPYMVHRVLTGGALILAEMDGEVWPKPINSDAVKRYYV, from the coding sequence atgatagagaagcataagcagtggcacaagAAGCTAtcgtttgctttattgggatactgcACCATAGTCCGCATATCGAcaggagcaaccccatatatgttggtttatggtatagaggcagtcattcctgccgaggtggaaattcccttattaagaatcatacaggaaacaAAGCTAGACGATGCTAAATGGGTGAAGAAtcgttacgagcagctagctcttatagatggaaagagaatgaatgcagttttctaTGGTCAACTTTATCGGAAcaggatgtccagagccttcaacaaaagagtcaagccgagacagttcacaccggggcagctggtgttaaagaaaatctttccatatcaagatgaagccaaagggaaattctctccctactggcagggtccgtacatggttcacagggttcTAACAGGAGGGGCCCttatactcgcagaaatggacggagaagtctggccaaagccgatcaattcagacgcagtcaagcgatactatgtgtaa